One window of the Amycolatopsis mediterranei genome contains the following:
- a CDS encoding CoA-binding protein yields the protein MTHDAGAVERRAILTRTKSVTLLGASANPARPSYFVATYLLSSTRYEVNFVNPRLDTLFGKPVYASLKDVPGGPDLVSVFRKHDDLPQVADEVIDAGARTLWLQLGLWHEPVAGRAREAGLDVVMNRCVKIEHARFAGGLHLAGFNTGVISSRRQSAP from the coding sequence ATGACCCACGACGCCGGAGCGGTCGAGCGGCGCGCGATCCTCACCCGGACGAAGTCGGTGACGCTGCTCGGCGCGTCGGCCAACCCGGCGCGGCCCAGCTACTTCGTGGCGACGTACCTGCTCTCCTCGACGCGCTACGAGGTCAACTTCGTCAACCCGCGGCTGGACACGCTGTTCGGGAAGCCGGTGTACGCCTCGCTCAAGGACGTCCCGGGTGGCCCGGACCTGGTCAGCGTGTTCCGCAAGCACGACGACCTGCCCCAGGTCGCCGACGAGGTCATCGACGCCGGCGCGCGGACGCTGTGGCTGCAGCTCGGGTTGTGGCACGAGCCGGTGGCCGGCCGGGCGCGCGAAGCCGGGCTGGACGTGGTGATGAACCGGTGCGTGAAGATCGAGCACGCCCGCTTCGCGGGTGGCCTGCACTTGGCCGGGTTCAACACGGGCGTGATCAGCTCCCGGCGGCAGTCGGCGCCGTAG
- a CDS encoding VOC family protein → MTVRWSVTIDCAEPRAVARFWSVALGYIERPPPAGFASWEAWFTQHGVPEAEWDDGAYLTDPEGVLPSLSFLKVPEAKVAKNRLHLDVQAGGGREVPWETRWERVVEAVARLTAAGATVLRENELDGRPDHFVMADPEGNEFCVL, encoded by the coding sequence GTGACGGTGCGCTGGAGCGTGACGATCGACTGCGCGGAACCCCGGGCGGTCGCGAGGTTCTGGTCGGTGGCCCTCGGCTACATCGAACGCCCGCCCCCGGCGGGGTTCGCGAGCTGGGAAGCGTGGTTCACCCAGCATGGCGTGCCCGAGGCGGAGTGGGACGACGGCGCGTACCTCACCGATCCCGAAGGCGTCCTGCCGAGCCTGAGCTTCCTCAAGGTGCCCGAGGCGAAGGTCGCGAAGAACCGCCTCCACCTGGACGTCCAGGCCGGCGGCGGGCGCGAGGTGCCGTGGGAGACGCGCTGGGAGCGGGTCGTGGAGGCGGTCGCCCGGCTGACCGCCGCCGGCGCGACCGTCCTGCGCGAGAACGAGCTCGACGGCCGTCCCGATCACTTCGTGATGGCGGATCCGGAGGGCAACGAGTTCTGCGTGCTCTGA
- a CDS encoding O-acetylhomoserine aminocarboxypropyltransferase/cysteine synthase family protein has protein sequence MSERSWGFRTRALHAGGTPDPATGARAVPIYQTTSFVFEDAADAANLFALQKYGNIYSRIGNPTVAAFEERIASLEGAIGGVATASGQAAEFLTFSALTEAGDHIVSASGLYGGTVTQLTGTLRRFGVETTFVSGGIDDYAAAITDRTRLLYTEVIGNPGGGIADLAALADLAHAHDVPLVVDATLATPYLCRPIEHGADIVLHSATKFLGGHGTTLGGIVVESGKFDWGNGKFPRMTETVDSYGGLKYWENFGEYAFCTRLRAEQLRDIGAVLSPHSAFLLLQGVETLPQRMDAHVANARLVAEHLEADPRVAWVSYAGLPSHPHHELARRYLPAGPGAVFSFGIDGGRAAGEKFVESVELLSHLANVGDARTLVIHPASTTHAQLSEEQLAAAGVGPDLIRLSVGLEDVEDILWDLDQALGKAVAG, from the coding sequence ATGAGTGAACGCAGCTGGGGCTTCCGCACCCGCGCCCTGCACGCGGGTGGCACGCCCGATCCCGCGACCGGCGCGCGGGCCGTGCCGATCTACCAGACCACGAGCTTCGTCTTCGAGGACGCCGCCGACGCCGCGAACCTCTTCGCGCTGCAGAAGTACGGCAACATCTACAGCCGGATCGGGAATCCGACCGTGGCCGCCTTCGAGGAGCGGATCGCCAGCCTCGAAGGGGCCATCGGCGGCGTCGCCACCGCCAGCGGGCAGGCCGCGGAGTTCCTCACCTTCAGCGCGCTCACCGAGGCCGGCGACCACATCGTGTCCGCGAGCGGGCTGTACGGCGGCACCGTCACCCAGCTCACCGGCACGCTCCGGCGCTTCGGCGTCGAAACGACCTTCGTCAGCGGCGGCATCGACGACTACGCCGCTGCCATCACCGACCGGACGCGGCTGCTCTACACCGAAGTGATCGGCAACCCCGGCGGTGGCATCGCCGACCTCGCCGCGCTGGCCGACCTCGCGCACGCCCACGACGTCCCGCTCGTGGTGGACGCGACCCTCGCCACGCCGTACCTGTGCCGCCCGATCGAGCACGGCGCCGACATCGTGCTGCACTCGGCGACGAAGTTCCTCGGCGGCCACGGGACCACGCTCGGCGGGATCGTCGTCGAGTCCGGGAAGTTCGACTGGGGCAACGGGAAGTTCCCGCGGATGACCGAGACCGTCGACAGCTACGGCGGCCTGAAGTACTGGGAGAACTTCGGCGAGTACGCGTTCTGCACCCGGCTGCGCGCCGAGCAGCTGCGGGACATCGGCGCGGTCCTCTCGCCGCACTCGGCTTTCCTGCTGCTGCAAGGGGTCGAGACGCTCCCCCAGCGGATGGACGCGCACGTGGCGAACGCCCGCCTGGTCGCCGAGCACCTCGAGGCCGACCCGCGCGTGGCCTGGGTGTCCTACGCCGGGCTGCCGTCGCACCCGCACCACGAGCTGGCCCGGCGGTACCTGCCGGCCGGGCCGGGCGCGGTGTTCTCCTTCGGCATCGACGGCGGCCGCGCGGCCGGCGAGAAGTTCGTCGAATCGGTGGAGTTGCTGTCACACCTGGCGAACGTCGGCGACGCGCGGACGCTCGTCATCCACCCGGCGTCGACCACGCACGCCCAGCTGTCGGAGGAGCAGCTCGCGGCCGCGGGCGTCGGCCCCGACCTGATCCGGCTGTCGGTCGGCCTCGAAGACGTCGAGGACATCCTCTGGGACCTCGACCAGGCACTGGGCAAGGCGGTGGCCGGATGA
- a CDS encoding sigma-70 family RNA polymerase sigma factor, whose translation MDTLTERFEQERPRLRAVAYRMLGSAAEADDAVQETWLRFHRTDAGEIGNIPAWLTTVVARVCLSLLRTRRNHREEPLDGQPEPDDDRRDPGQEAELADTVGRALLVVLDALGPAERVAFVLHDMFAVPFDEIAPVIGKTPAATRQLASRARRRVKGGAPADADLPRRRKVVEAFLAASRGGDFEALLALLDPDVVLHADRFAGPTPAPVVLRGVESVRRGAILASERARASELALVDGAPGLFMVREGRLAVVLAFRVDDDRITGIDVIADPDRLAGLELAVL comes from the coding sequence GTGGACACGCTGACCGAGCGGTTCGAGCAGGAGCGGCCGCGGCTGCGGGCGGTCGCCTACCGGATGCTGGGCTCGGCGGCCGAAGCCGACGACGCCGTCCAGGAGACGTGGCTGCGGTTCCACCGCACCGACGCCGGCGAGATCGGCAACATCCCCGCGTGGCTGACGACCGTGGTCGCCCGCGTCTGCCTGTCACTGCTGCGCACGCGCCGCAACCACCGCGAGGAGCCCCTCGACGGGCAGCCCGAACCGGACGACGACCGCCGCGACCCCGGGCAAGAGGCGGAACTCGCCGACACCGTCGGGCGGGCGCTGCTGGTGGTCCTCGACGCACTGGGCCCGGCCGAGCGCGTCGCGTTCGTGCTGCACGACATGTTCGCGGTGCCGTTCGACGAGATCGCGCCGGTGATCGGCAAGACCCCGGCCGCCACCCGGCAGCTCGCCAGCCGCGCCCGCCGCCGGGTGAAGGGCGGCGCCCCGGCGGACGCGGACCTGCCCCGGCGGCGCAAGGTCGTCGAAGCCTTCCTGGCGGCCTCCCGCGGCGGCGACTTCGAAGCACTGCTGGCCCTGCTCGACCCGGACGTCGTGCTGCACGCCGACCGGTTCGCCGGCCCGACCCCGGCGCCGGTCGTGCTGCGCGGCGTCGAGAGCGTGCGCCGCGGCGCGATCCTGGCGTCCGAGCGGGCTCGCGCCAGCGAACTCGCCCTGGTCGACGGCGCCCCCGGGTTGTTCATGGTGCGCGAAGGGCGCCTGGCGGTCGTCCTGGCGTTCCGCGTCGACGATGACCGCATCACCGGCATCGACGTCATCGCCGATCCGGACCGGCTCGCCGGGTTGGAGCTGGCGGTTCTCTAA
- a CDS encoding SDR family NAD(P)-dependent oxidoreductase produces MTRTAVVTGANQGLGFALVRGLAARLAPEDLVLLTGRDAGRVASAAAAVAADPATRSRVEGRVLDVSDADAVARFAEPVDIVISNAVGPLDPARPQAEQADVFLGVANGGTHAVLRSFGPVLRPGGRLLVVASSLGTLGHLPEPLRPRFDGVSLDEVEEAVEDWRAAIHDGTAAESGWPEWINVPSKVAQVAAVRAVAARRRDADLADGTLVAAVCPGLVDTRASRPWFSDFSQAQTPDEAARAVLDLVFGDVDPATHGELIRFGRVLPWRSGSPRRHEDLIG; encoded by the coding sequence ATGACACGCACCGCCGTGGTGACCGGGGCCAACCAGGGCCTCGGCTTCGCCCTCGTCCGCGGGCTCGCCGCCCGCCTCGCTCCCGAAGACCTCGTCCTGCTGACCGGCCGCGACGCCGGGCGGGTGGCCTCGGCTGCCGCTGCCGTCGCCGCCGATCCGGCGACGCGCAGCCGGGTCGAAGGCCGCGTCCTCGACGTCTCCGACGCGGACGCCGTCGCCCGCTTCGCCGAGCCGGTCGACATCGTGATTTCGAACGCCGTCGGCCCGCTCGACCCCGCCCGCCCGCAGGCCGAGCAGGCCGACGTGTTCCTCGGCGTCGCGAACGGCGGCACCCACGCGGTGCTGCGCTCGTTCGGGCCGGTCCTGCGCCCGGGCGGGCGGCTGCTCGTCGTGGCCAGCTCGCTGGGCACCTTGGGCCACCTGCCCGAGCCGCTGCGGCCGCGCTTCGACGGCGTCTCCCTGGACGAGGTGGAGGAGGCGGTCGAGGACTGGCGCGCGGCGATCCACGACGGCACGGCCGCCGAGTCGGGCTGGCCGGAGTGGATCAACGTGCCGTCCAAGGTGGCGCAGGTCGCGGCGGTCCGCGCGGTGGCAGCTCGGCGGAGGGACGCCGACCTCGCGGACGGCACCCTGGTGGCGGCGGTCTGCCCGGGCCTGGTGGACACGCGGGCGTCCCGGCCGTGGTTCAGCGACTTCAGCCAGGCCCAGACCCCGGACGAGGCGGCACGGGCGGTGCTGGACCTGGTGTTCGGCGACGTCGACCCGGCAACCCACGGCGAGCTGATCCGGTTCGGGCGGGTGCTGCCGTGGCGCAGTGGCAGCCCGCGCCGGCACGAGGACCTGATCGGCTAG
- the alc gene encoding allantoicase, with amino-acid sequence MEAVVSDRPEWTELPDLASRRFGGTVMWATDELFAEKENLVNPWVPAHRVETFGPKGQVYDGWETRRHREPGDDQAIVRLGLAGTITGVIVDTAFFKGNYPPFVSVEATSLPGYPSAAEVATADWDPLIDRAPAAGDTENFYAVNGSRRYTHVRLTQHPDGGVARLRVHGAPIPDPAMLDLDALDLAALENGALVTGCSNRFYSSPNNILSPGLAAHQAEGWETARRRDSGNDWVTLRLAGAGIVRFAELDTSNLKGNAPGWASLSGRDTYGEWVELLPKTRLQPDTRHRFALPDGPEVTEARVDIYPDGGLARLRLFGRLTEAGRTNLKARYAKTR; translated from the coding sequence ATGGAGGCCGTGGTGTCCGACCGTCCGGAGTGGACAGAACTGCCCGACCTCGCCTCCCGCCGCTTCGGCGGGACGGTGATGTGGGCCACCGACGAGCTGTTCGCCGAGAAGGAGAACCTCGTCAACCCGTGGGTGCCGGCGCACCGCGTGGAGACGTTCGGGCCGAAGGGCCAGGTTTACGACGGCTGGGAGACCCGCCGCCACCGCGAACCGGGCGACGACCAGGCCATCGTGCGGCTCGGCTTGGCCGGCACGATCACCGGCGTCATCGTCGACACGGCGTTCTTCAAGGGCAACTACCCGCCGTTCGTCTCGGTCGAGGCGACGTCGCTCCCGGGCTACCCGTCGGCGGCGGAGGTGGCGACGGCCGATTGGGACCCCCTGATCGACCGCGCCCCGGCGGCCGGGGACACGGAGAACTTCTACGCGGTCAACGGTTCGCGGCGCTACACGCACGTGCGGCTGACGCAGCACCCGGACGGCGGCGTGGCGCGCCTGCGCGTGCACGGCGCGCCGATCCCGGACCCGGCGATGCTCGACCTGGACGCGCTCGACCTGGCGGCGCTGGAGAACGGCGCACTCGTCACGGGCTGCAGCAACCGGTTCTATTCGTCGCCGAACAACATCCTCTCGCCGGGTCTGGCCGCCCACCAGGCGGAGGGCTGGGAGACGGCCCGCCGCCGCGACTCCGGCAACGACTGGGTGACGCTGCGGCTGGCCGGCGCCGGAATCGTCCGCTTCGCGGAGCTGGACACGAGCAACCTGAAGGGCAACGCGCCGGGCTGGGCGTCGCTCAGCGGCCGCGACACCTACGGCGAGTGGGTCGAGCTGCTGCCGAAGACCCGCCTGCAGCCGGACACCCGTCACCGGTTCGCGCTGCCGGACGGCCCCGAGGTGACAGAGGCCAGGGTGGACATCTACCCGGACGGCGGCCTGGCGCGCTTGCGGCTCTTCGGCCGCCTCACCGAAGCGGGCCGCACGAACCTCAAGGCGAGGTACGCGAAGACGCGTTAG
- the pucL gene encoding factor-independent urate hydroxylase: MAITLGPNQYGKAEVRLVTVRRDGPVHHLKDLTVSTSLRGELAATHLTGDNAGVLATDTQKNTVYAFAKEAPVGEIEDFGLRLARHFVGTQENITGARIKIDEHGWDRIAVGAEPHDHAFSRSGDERRTTAVTVQDGRAWIVSGIDGLTLLKSTGSEFHGFPRDEYTTLAETGDRILATAVTAKWRYQGEDIDWASSHREIRRVMLETFATKHSLSLQQTLYAMGSAVLEARPEVAEVRLSLPNKHHFLVDLSPFGLKNDNEVFYAADRPYGLIEGTILRDDAEDAGPAWDLH; this comes from the coding sequence GTGGCCATCACCCTGGGCCCCAACCAGTACGGCAAGGCGGAGGTCCGCCTGGTGACGGTGCGCCGCGACGGGCCGGTGCACCACCTGAAGGACCTGACGGTGTCGACGTCGCTGCGCGGCGAGCTGGCCGCGACGCACCTGACCGGCGACAACGCCGGGGTGCTGGCGACCGACACGCAGAAGAACACGGTGTACGCCTTCGCGAAGGAGGCGCCGGTCGGTGAGATCGAGGACTTCGGCCTGCGCCTGGCCCGGCACTTCGTCGGCACGCAGGAGAACATCACGGGCGCGCGCATCAAGATCGACGAGCACGGCTGGGACCGGATCGCCGTCGGCGCCGAGCCGCACGACCACGCGTTCAGCCGATCCGGCGACGAGCGCCGCACGACGGCGGTGACGGTGCAGGACGGCCGCGCGTGGATCGTGTCCGGCATCGACGGCCTGACGCTGCTGAAGTCCACGGGTTCGGAGTTCCACGGCTTCCCCCGCGACGAGTACACGACCCTGGCGGAGACGGGCGACCGGATCCTGGCGACGGCCGTCACGGCGAAGTGGCGTTATCAGGGCGAGGACATCGACTGGGCTTCGAGTCACCGCGAGATCCGGCGGGTGATGCTCGAGACGTTCGCGACGAAGCACAGCCTTTCGCTGCAGCAGACGCTGTACGCGATGGGTTCGGCGGTGCTGGAGGCGCGGCCGGAGGTGGCCGAGGTGCGGTTGTCGCTGCCGAACAAGCACCACTTCCTGGTGGACTTGAGCCCGTTCGGGCTGAAGAACGACAACGAGGTGTTCTATGCGGCGGACCGGCCGTACGGGCTGATCGAGGGCACCATCCTGCGCGACGACGCCGAGGACGCGGGGCCGGCCTGGGACCTCCACTGA
- the uraD gene encoding 2-oxo-4-hydroxy-4-carboxy-5-ureidoimidazoline decarboxylase encodes MLLTEFNTTDVRPLLTACLAVPRWVDAVLAGRPYADVEALKAAADLPLSSDEIRQAMAAHPRIGEKPAEGWARSEQSGVDNPDAFAAANAEYEAKFGHVYLVCASGRSGEELLEILRERLANDPATELAVAGRELLKIAELRLAKAVTA; translated from the coding sequence GTGCTGCTCACCGAGTTCAACACCACCGACGTCCGGCCGCTGCTGACGGCGTGCCTCGCCGTCCCGCGCTGGGTCGACGCCGTGCTCGCCGGGCGTCCGTACGCCGACGTCGAGGCACTGAAAGCCGCCGCCGACCTGCCGCTGAGCAGCGACGAGATCCGGCAGGCGATGGCCGCCCACCCGCGGATCGGCGAAAAACCCGCGGAGGGCTGGGCCCGGTCGGAACAGTCCGGTGTGGACAACCCGGACGCGTTCGCCGCCGCGAACGCCGAGTACGAAGCCAAGTTCGGGCACGTCTACCTGGTCTGCGCGAGCGGCCGCAGCGGTGAAGAACTGCTGGAGATCCTGCGTGAGCGATTGGCCAACGACCCGGCGACCGAACTCGCGGTCGCCGGCCGTGAGCTGCTGAAGATCGCCGAACTCCGGCTCGCGAAAGCGGTGACCGCGTGA
- a CDS encoding helix-turn-helix domain-containing protein yields the protein MRLEAEFTSEPFHGEGSPPEHAVAARDAAAEAGLDTDFGPLGTLARGEAKELLEALPAIAKAALEGGATRVTLQLRRADDPGSAPVVELNDALARLIADVERELGAKLGDLDRAGKQRAVRLLRERGAFGLRKSVSSVADALGVTRFTVYNYLNREAD from the coding sequence GTGCGGCTTGAGGCGGAGTTCACCAGCGAACCGTTCCACGGCGAAGGTTCGCCGCCCGAGCACGCCGTCGCCGCCCGCGACGCCGCCGCGGAAGCCGGGCTGGACACCGATTTCGGGCCGCTCGGCACGCTCGCCCGCGGCGAGGCGAAGGAGCTGCTCGAAGCCCTCCCGGCGATCGCGAAGGCCGCCCTGGAAGGCGGCGCAACCCGCGTCACGCTGCAGCTGCGGCGGGCCGACGACCCCGGCAGCGCACCGGTCGTCGAGCTGAACGACGCGCTGGCCCGGCTCATCGCCGACGTCGAGCGCGAACTGGGCGCCAAGCTGGGCGACCTCGACCGGGCGGGCAAGCAGCGGGCGGTGCGGCTGCTGCGCGAACGCGGCGCGTTCGGCCTGCGGAAATCGGTCTCGTCGGTGGCCGACGCGCTGGGCGTCACGCGGTTCACCGTCTACAACTACCTCAACCGGGAAGCGGACTGA
- a CDS encoding LysR family transcriptional regulator, with amino-acid sequence MDFGDVSLVALRVFREVAERGTLTAAAAALGYTQSAVSRQIASLERVARTPVLERRPGGVRLTTAGTVVLRRAIAVLDEIDAAGRELAGLPADAGTVRLGWFPSAGAVLVPRAVAELRRTHPAVTVLTREGTTPVLVRALRAGTVDLAVLGSAPPFRPPDAETPALHRETLAERTLRLAVPTGHPLAGAGPVDVADLRGQRWIAGPSAGEDTLMGVWPGLDERPEIAHTARDWLAKLSLVAAGCGLTTLPASLAEAVPPGVRVLEVRGGPSERRRVVLARLPGPLSEPAALLAEALRHAAAE; translated from the coding sequence ATGGACTTCGGTGACGTCTCCCTGGTGGCCCTGCGCGTGTTCCGCGAGGTCGCCGAGCGCGGCACGCTCACGGCGGCCGCGGCGGCGCTCGGCTACACGCAGTCCGCGGTGTCGCGGCAGATCGCCTCACTCGAACGGGTGGCACGGACGCCGGTGCTGGAGCGGCGGCCCGGCGGCGTCCGCCTCACCACCGCCGGGACCGTCGTGCTGCGCCGGGCGATCGCGGTGCTCGACGAGATCGACGCGGCCGGGCGCGAGCTGGCCGGGCTGCCCGCCGACGCCGGCACGGTCCGCCTGGGCTGGTTCCCCAGCGCGGGCGCGGTGCTGGTGCCGCGTGCCGTCGCCGAACTGCGGCGCACGCACCCGGCCGTCACCGTGCTCACCCGCGAGGGCACGACGCCGGTCCTCGTCCGGGCGTTGCGCGCGGGCACGGTCGACCTGGCCGTGCTCGGCTCGGCCCCGCCGTTCCGGCCGCCGGACGCCGAGACGCCGGCGCTGCACCGGGAGACGCTCGCCGAGCGCACCCTCCGCCTCGCGGTGCCGACGGGCCACCCGCTGGCCGGCGCCGGCCCGGTCGACGTCGCGGACCTGCGCGGGCAGCGCTGGATCGCCGGGCCGTCGGCGGGGGAGGACACGCTGATGGGCGTGTGGCCGGGGCTGGACGAGCGGCCCGAAATTGCCCACACCGCCCGCGACTGGCTGGCCAAGCTGAGCCTGGTCGCCGCCGGCTGCGGGCTGACGACGCTGCCCGCGTCGCTGGCCGAGGCGGTGCCGCCCGGGGTGCGGGTGCTGGAGGTGCGCGGCGGCCCCTCGGAGCGGCGGCGGGTCGTGCTGGCGCGGCTGCCGGGGCCGCTGTCCGAACCCGCGGCGCTGCTGGCCGAGGCCCTGCGCCACGCCGCCGCCGAATGA
- the allB gene encoding allantoinase AllB, translating into MDLVVRAARAVTAEGEVPATVGIDGGRIVAVEPGGAALAGDRVLELDDDVVLLPGLVDTHVHVNDPGRAEWEGFETATRAAAAGGVTTIVDMPLNSLPPTVDVAALEVKRKAATGRVHVDVGFWGGAIPGNAGELRGLHEAGVFGFKCFLLHSGVDEFPPLDPAGLDEALRELSSFDALMIVHAEDAHEIDEAPEPHGGRYVDFLHSRPRTAENLAISQVIEAARRNSARAHILHLSSSDALPLIVAARRDGVALTAETCPHYLSFVAEEIRDGATQFKCCPPIREAANRELLWQGLADGVIDTIVSDHSPCTPELKRFDSGDFGEAWGGISSLQLGLPAIWTQARQRGFALTDVVRWMAERPAAQAGMRRKGHLAVGYDADFCVFAPEEAFVVDVAKLKHRNPVSAYDRRPLAGVVRSTWLRGAEITGDEPRGALLTRGNC; encoded by the coding sequence ATGGATCTTGTGGTGCGTGCCGCCCGGGCCGTGACGGCCGAGGGCGAGGTCCCGGCGACCGTCGGCATCGACGGCGGCCGGATCGTCGCGGTCGAACCCGGCGGCGCGGCGCTGGCCGGCGATCGCGTCCTCGAGCTCGACGACGACGTCGTGCTGCTGCCGGGGCTGGTCGACACGCACGTCCACGTCAACGATCCGGGCCGGGCCGAGTGGGAGGGCTTCGAGACGGCGACCCGCGCGGCCGCGGCGGGCGGGGTCACCACGATCGTGGACATGCCGCTCAACAGCCTGCCGCCGACCGTCGACGTCGCGGCCCTGGAGGTCAAGCGCAAGGCGGCGACCGGCCGGGTGCACGTCGACGTCGGCTTCTGGGGCGGCGCGATCCCGGGCAACGCCGGGGAATTGCGCGGCCTGCACGAGGCCGGTGTGTTCGGCTTCAAGTGCTTCCTGCTGCACTCCGGCGTCGACGAGTTCCCGCCGCTGGATCCGGCCGGGCTCGACGAAGCGTTGCGGGAGCTGAGTTCCTTCGACGCGCTCATGATCGTCCACGCCGAGGACGCGCACGAGATCGACGAGGCACCCGAACCCCACGGAGGTCGCTATGTCGACTTTCTGCACTCGCGGCCGCGCACGGCCGAGAACCTGGCGATCTCGCAGGTCATCGAGGCGGCCCGGCGCAACTCCGCGCGGGCGCACATCCTCCACCTGTCCTCTTCGGACGCGCTGCCGCTGATCGTCGCGGCGCGCCGCGACGGTGTGGCGCTGACGGCGGAGACGTGCCCGCACTACCTCAGCTTCGTCGCCGAGGAGATCCGCGACGGCGCGACGCAGTTCAAGTGCTGCCCGCCGATCCGCGAGGCGGCCAACCGCGAGCTGCTCTGGCAGGGGCTCGCCGACGGCGTCATCGACACGATCGTCAGCGACCACTCGCCGTGCACGCCGGAGCTGAAGCGCTTCGACAGCGGCGACTTCGGCGAGGCGTGGGGCGGGATTTCCAGCCTGCAGCTGGGGCTCCCGGCGATCTGGACGCAGGCGCGGCAGCGCGGGTTCGCGCTCACCGACGTCGTGCGCTGGATGGCCGAGCGCCCGGCCGCGCAGGCCGGGATGCGCCGCAAGGGCCACCTGGCGGTGGGGTACGACGCCGACTTCTGCGTGTTCGCGCCGGAGGAGGCGTTCGTGGTCGACGTCGCGAAACTGAAGCACCGCAACCCGGTCAGCGCCTACGACCGGCGGCCGCTCGCCGGGGTCGTGCGCTCGACCTGGCTGCGGGGCGCCGAAATCACCGGTGACGAGCCGCGCGGCGCGCTGCTGACCCGGGGCAACTGCTGA
- the uraH gene encoding hydroxyisourate hydrolase: protein MSLVTTHVLDTAAGRPATGIAVRFETAGGKPIAEGRTDDDGRIRDLGPETLEPGGYRLVFDTGAYLGPDAFFPEVALTFRISDGTAHHHVPLLLSPFAYSTYRGS from the coding sequence GTGAGTCTCGTGACCACCCACGTCCTCGACACGGCGGCCGGGCGCCCCGCGACCGGGATCGCCGTCCGGTTCGAGACCGCCGGCGGGAAGCCGATCGCCGAGGGCCGCACCGACGACGACGGCCGCATCCGCGACCTCGGCCCGGAAACCCTGGAGCCGGGCGGCTACCGGCTGGTCTTCGACACCGGCGCCTACCTGGGCCCGGACGCGTTCTTCCCGGAGGTCGCGCTGACCTTCCGGATTTCCGACGGCACCGCGCACCACCACGTGCCGCTCCTGCTCAGCCCGTTCGCCTATTCGACCTACCGAGGGAGCTGA